Proteins encoded by one window of Arachis hypogaea cultivar Tifrunner chromosome 1, arahy.Tifrunner.gnm2.J5K5, whole genome shotgun sequence:
- the LOC112708989 gene encoding uncharacterized protein: MVAAICHAWLLGYREREKGSGVVVPVMNVKRSSMLKLRQAAWLFHHSGLDASALLFADEVDMENLLVTGQVTVLVVGKDILTTTGEVGSQCTILTDNYCEDAYDLLQNSVLKKLLLAGILLDTQNLKASASVSMTRDAEAVQLLLVGSPPNYRYALFDQLLQDQKSTSFVEALNFNYGKPYDQSDKNSEGNMEHKFRERKSSSKSISDRETMLSSTKTNSSDTKSVKSNIVSPRTAKLITPPSRSPAPVSAPAPARVEKESNFRGKNTSFLARWFGFGK; this comes from the exons ATGGTGGCTGCGATTTGCCATGCTTGGCTGTTGGGGTAcagggagagggagaaggggagTGGTGTGGTGGTGCCAGTGATGAACGTGAAGCGAAGCTCCATGTTGAAGCTGAGGCAAGCTGCATGGCTGTTTCACCACTCTGGTCTTGATGCTTCTGCATTGCTTTTCGCTGATGAG GTGGACATGGAAAACCTTTTGGTGACTGGCCAAGTGACTGTCCTCGTGGTTGGAAAAGATATCCTAACCACTACCGGCGAG GTTGGATCTCAGTGCACCATTCTCACGGATAATTATTGTGAAGATGCCTATGATCTGCTTCAAAACTCTGTACTAAAGAAACTATTG CTAGCTGGAATTCTACTAGACACACAGAATCTAAAGGCTTCTGCATCTGTATCAATGACAAGAGATGCAGAAGCAGTTCAATTGCTATTGGTTGGCTCACCCCCAAACTACAGATATGCTCTATTTGATCAAT TGCTACAAGACCAAAAATCTACTTCTTTTGTGGAAGCTTTGAACTTTAACTATGGGAAACCTTATGATCAAA GTGACAAGAACAGCGAAGGAAACATGGAGCATAAATTTCGAGAAAGAAAATCAAGCTCTAAGTCTATATCTGACAGAGAAACCATGTTGTCAAGTACAAAAACGAATTCCAGCGACACAAAAAGCGTCAAAAGTAACATCGTTTCACCAAGAACAG CCAAACTTATTACGCCACCTTCACGATCTCCTGCTCCAGTATCAGCACCAGCGCCAGCACGTGTTGAAAAGGAATCCAATTTTCGCGGGAAAAACACCTCCTTCTTAGCAAGGTGGTTTGGTTTtggaaaataa